The sequence CAAAAAAGCGTGCGCTTACTTACTCGATAATGGTTAAGGGACGACAGATTAAAATAAGCGCCGTCTCCATAGGGAATCCTCACGCCGTGCAAGTGGTGAAGGACGTGGACAAGGCTGCGGTGAGCACTCAGGGTCCGTTGATTGAAAAGCACGCGCGCTTTCCACAAGGAGTGAACGCATGTTATATGCAGGTTGTGGATCGCGGCCGCATCAAGCTCAGGGTCTATGAGCGCGGGGCGGGGGAGACGCTCGCCTGCGGCACTGGCGCCTGCGCCGCGGTGGCGGCGGGCATCCAGCGTGACCTGCTTGATAAGCGTGTAGTGGTGCAAACGCAGGGAGGAGAGTTGACCATCTGCTGGGAAGGCGAGGGTAAGCCGGTATGGATGACCGGCGACGCGGCCACGGTTTACGAAGGCACAATCAAAATCTAAAAAGGGGCAAGGATGAAAATAAAAGCGGAAGACGTGGCGGCCTATCTTGAAGCCCATCAGGAATTTTTCGAGGATTACGCGGATTTACTCGCCAACATTTACGTTCCACACCCGCATGGCGGCCGGGCAATTCCCATCAGCGAGCGGCAGATTCTCACGCTGCGCGAGCGCAACCGCCAGATCGAAAACAAGCTCAGGGAGTTGATCCAGTTCGGCGAGGAAAACGACGCCATCGGCGAGCGCGTGCACCGCATGGCGCTGGCGCTGCTCGGCGCGCGCAACCTGGAAGGCCTTTTGCACTCGCTGTATTTCAACTTGCGCGAGGATTTTGCCGTACCGCACGTGATGCTGCGGCTGTGGGGCGTCAACGGCAACCCGCAAGCGCTGCCGGAATTCGGCGAAGTCAAGGAAGAACTGCGCGCCTCTGCCGAAGCCCTCATCAACCCCCATTGCGGCGCGCAGTTTGAGGGCACAGACTGGTTTGGCGAAGACGCCACAAGGCTGCGTTCATTCGCGCTGGTGGCGCTGCGCAGCGAGCGCGCCTTCGGCCTGCTTGTGCTGGCGAGCGCGGACGCGCAGCGCTTCTACCCGGAGATGGGAACCTTGTATCTGAAGCGTCTTGGTGAGCTTGCCAGTGCGGCACTCCTGCGCCATTTGACGTGAAGAGTCAGGAGTGAGGAATGAGGAGTAAAAGCACGGAAGGTGGCATTGCGCGGAGTTCGCGCAATGACCACCTCGCGCGCTATCTTTCGCACCTCGCCACTGAGCGACGCTTGAGCCGCCATACCTGCGAAAACTACGCGCGCGATGTGGCGATGCTGCTGCAACTCGCCGGCACAACGCCTCTCAAGGACTTGCAGATCCAACATATCCGCCGTTTTGTGGCGCAACTGCACGCGCAGGGCTTGAGCGGCAAGACGCTCGCGCGCATGCTCTCCGCCTGGCGCGGGTTCTACCGTTATCTTGCGCGCGATAGCGGCTTTACGCATAACCCCTGCCAGGGCTTGCGCGCTCCGAAATCGGCCAAGACCCTGCCGCACGCGCTGTCTCCCGACGAAGCGAATCGGCTGATGGAAATCTCAATGGACGGCCCGCAGGCGTTGC comes from Burkholderiales bacterium and encodes:
- the dapF gene encoding diaminopimelate epimerase, with the translated sequence MLLKFTKMHGLGNDFVVLDGISQRIILTSNQYRAIADRHCGIGCDQILLVEKTASADADFCYRIFNADGSEVEQCGNGARCFVRFVRDKGLTNKTEIRVETRGGIIVPRLEADGQVTVNMGVPRFAPEKIPFEAKKRALTYSIMVKGRQIKISAVSIGNPHAVQVVKDVDKAAVSTQGPLIEKHARFPQGVNACYMQVVDRGRIKLRVYERGAGETLACGTGACAAVAAGIQRDLLDKRVVVQTQGGELTICWEGEGKPVWMTGDAATVYEGTIKI
- a CDS encoding DUF484 family protein, with protein sequence MKIKAEDVAAYLEAHQEFFEDYADLLANIYVPHPHGGRAIPISERQILTLRERNRQIENKLRELIQFGEENDAIGERVHRMALALLGARNLEGLLHSLYFNLREDFAVPHVMLRLWGVNGNPQALPEFGEVKEELRASAEALINPHCGAQFEGTDWFGEDATRLRSFALVALRSERAFGLLVLASADAQRFYPEMGTLYLKRLGELASAALLRHLT